In Candidatus Nezhaarchaeota archaeon, the sequence TTCTTCCTTCAACTTCTTGTATACACCATCTTCCACTACTACCTCTCCATCCACAAGTACATATCTAACGTCCCTCGACCTAGCAGCATAGACTAAGTGACTCACTTCATCGTAGAGCGGGGTTAAGTGAGGGCGAGAGAAGTCGAAGACTACTAAGTCTGCCTTACACCCAGGCTCTACCTTACCTAGATCTCTACCGAG encodes:
- a CDS encoding amidohydrolase family protein, whose translation is LGRDLGKVEPGCKADLVVFDFSRPHLTPLYDEVSHLVYAARSRDVRYVLVDGEVVVEDGVYKKLKEEEVTSKAIKERDRLVSKLSEKELV